The Mercenaria mercenaria strain notata chromosome 6, MADL_Memer_1, whole genome shotgun sequence genome contains the following window.
cagtattaatataaaagataaccatgcagccagggagccaggctacatCACGATATGTAATACTGTTTTTAACTAACATATGTTATGGGGCCAATCAGACGACAGACTTTAAATGGGTTTGGAAGAAACAAGATTTTATGTTGTTTCACAAACTTTCAGCAGATAACATGTATTCCTACCGTGTGTTTAAAATCAGTGGTGTTTTAGTTTTGTTATGTTGACTTTGTACAACGCTTTCTTCGTTCTACTTTTGCTTTTTCATTGTGAGAAAAAAATGGTATccaaactttaatatttttcaaatttaataaaactagcCATCACAAAGTCAATAAAATTTCCAATTGTTCACCAGAATCGCTATTTAATATATGCAGACATTTTAGATACATAGAACTTAACTgcgtaaaatgctagaagaataggtttgattaagttttttcatgaaaagaaatgtGCAACAGCGGTACTCttgttataaattatatttaaagtaaAGGAGTCCCGAAGTTTATGAATTACAGTAACCTGAACCTTCAAGATTGGACTTGTTTTTGGCTTAGTTGCACTAGGGTATGCGGGATATCGGGAGTACTCAAAAATACATAGAGGAATTGCAAAGGCATAAAAGGCATAAAGCATATTTACATTTGAAAAGTGTCAAAGACATGCCCTGCAAAACATGAGGCATAAGAAACATTTAGCAATTTAAgatatgtaaatatgttttttgtAAAGCCTTAAATTTATTTCGATCCACCGGTCGGCATACTTTTTCCATTTCGAAGAAAAACAATCATGAACGGCTAAAATGCGTGGACCATCGATGTATGAGAACTAAGGGGAAACGAGTTCTGTGCGCGCCCCctctaaaatgtttcattctttTAGGAAACTTGAAACGAATATACTAGACATTTTAgtcattttgaaatatcttagcTCCGCTATCTGGCAAACTTTGTCACACAAGCATAATAACGTAGTTATTGAGGCGGGAGTCCCATGACAAAGCCATGCGTttagattattttcaaaattatatacatgtatcacattTTGATGTATtagtaaaacattaaatattcacgaattatattataatattatattacctAGGGATTACCTAGGACTGAAACAAAGGAAGCTTCACACTGTAAACCAATCGGTATTGGCTGGTTTTACGTGTAGAAAGATGACACAAAAGGAACATTTAATATACAGCTGGGAAAAGAGCTGAAGGAAATCAAAGCACGTTGCAAATTTAAGGCATGGTCAATCTGATATTGTAGAACAATCTTTGGAACGATTAATTAGTGGTCTTTAGAACACACGACTAAGTTGCCATATGTTGTCATGCTGAATTATCATAAACAATTTTCCCTTCGCCATTTCTATCTTACATATCCGATTTCTAAAGTCAGAACATTGTGCCATTGGATGACGTATTATCTGAAAACCATGGTGACTTATCAACATTAGAGCAATCGAAGACAAGTCTTATGTTTTCATTCTGGACCCCTCCACCAGAAAGTACTCCTTGCCAAACACGAGACACTGCCTCCTCATACGTGCGCCCGTACACGTTTGGATCGTTGTTCGATATTTTCAAAACCCCAGAACATGGTTTAAATGCAGCCGGTACTGATTCAGGTATATGACAATGAGCTCGGCACATGAGACCACACGAGTGAACAGCAGACAAGATTACTTCAGTATGCTCTACCTCCGGAGATTTTATACCAATATATGTAGTAGCAGAGTCAACCGGTAAATGGCGGTCAATTAGGGCATAACCGGAGTAGTCTCCATTATAATTTAGCCCGTTGGACTGTATTCTGACTTGCATTGCACCAGATTCGTCTTGAATACATTTTTGACTTGTTGCCGATATTTCGGGCTCTGTTGTATTTGATGACTGTTTAATCTGGTGTTGTGAATATTCACGCCTGCTTCTTAGAAAATTTGAGACAGGATTTTCAAAGTCACTAGTATATATAACTCTAACGGGGATAAACGCCCACTGTATAACATCGGCATGTCCATTGAGGACAAATGTGTTTTTGACGGGCGGCCTCAGCAGGTCGGTTAAAGGTGTCTCGTGATAATTTGGCATAGGGAGAAGCTGCATGTACTCTGAGCCTAGAAATTGGGATCTATTCATTGCTTCGAATCTTGTCAAACCTTGATATATCCCAATGACACCTCCAGTAAATGCTCCATTATGATAGCCTCTAGTGCGATTGTCTGATGTTGGTGCTCTAAACATTGGTCCAAGTGTTGGAAAGTTGGACGTTTTCTCATTTCCGGGTTTATTTCTTCTTGTATCTAATGTTTTATTGACAGATCGTCTCATTCTGCCAGGTGTCATTCCCATTCTAGCATCCTGTGTTCTTGGCTCCGCAGGTGGTGCTCTGAACCGTGGCCCGATTGCTATTGTTGATTCCTGAGAACGAGCCTGCACTGCCGATGTCATAGAGCTAGGTGACGCCGCTGCAACAGCCGCACCACCAGCTGCAAAACCTCTTGCCATAGGAGCAGGTCCCATTCTTGCCACTGATATACATCGCTGACGTGCCAAGTCACATCGTAAATATGGACTTGCGCAGAAAGGTTGCCACATAGAGCAGGAAGGAGAACGCTCGTACTGGTACCAGAACCGTGTCCAGTAGCTGCGGTATCCGTCAATATTTCGATACTGGGGAAAGCCATCCATGGGGCGTTCTGCAGCGTGTTGACCCATAGTAGGCGGGTAATCAGTAGATGGATTTACCCCACAAAATGTCGCTTGTCTAATTCGAAATAGCTCCCATACGTAATCGACGTATGCGTGATGTAAGAAAAACACCGGGTCATGTGCCGCTGTATTTAAACCAGACATTTGACCACCAACCCAAACATGGGGACCACCGTGGAAAAGTTCTAAGTTAAACTCATTCATTGCTGTAGGAAATGTTATGTCCCTTACACGACATCTAGTCAGTATTCTTCGGATAATCTCCTTCGAAAATAGACTACTTCCACCACCTATATTTCTAGTTAATTGCCCACCTGCCGCCTCCCAGTTAGCAAAGGGACCAGTTGTAACAAACCCGTTACCGTTCCCAAGAAACGTTTCTGTCCAGATTATTGACTCAACGGGATCAGCCATATCGAAGTCAAGGGTCGAATCCCAATATGGTAGGGATATCATAGGATTTATCATACGCAAATCTTCTTCAACTCTGAAATTGACACACACAATTACTACATTACACGTTCCAGCGTGacataaaataaatgtcttttaaaaattaCTGTATTACACGTTCCAGCGTGTCATACTATAAACGTCTTTTAAAAATTACAGTATTATACGTTCCAGCGTGACAtacataaatatcttttaaaaactaCATGTACTGTATTACACGTTACAGCGTGACATACAATAAATGTCTTTTAAGAATTACTGTATTACACGTTACAGCGTGACATacaataaatttcttttaaaaattactgTATTACACGTTCCAGCGTGTCATACtataaatgtcttttaaaattttctgtatTATACGTTCCAGCGTGACAtacataaatatcttttaaaaactaCTGTATTACACGTTACAGCGTAACATACAATAAATATCTCTTAAAAATTACTGTATTTCACGTTCCAGCGTGTCATACGgtaaatgtcttttaaaaattacagtcatgagtttatttaagatttttttgctTAAAAAGCAATTTTTCTATTACCTATTCTAACAAGTAAATGGTTTAAGTTTTGAAACATGTTTATTgctggaaaaaaatgttattaatggGATAGTTATAATCAGATAAAGATGCAACAATGGTTGtcagtataatattataatattatagaGTTTTGGCTTCGGACAAGGCGATTTTCGTATTAACTTACGAAGTACGATATAAACACATACAAAGCAAGGTAGACCCTGTGCCAGCCAAGAAAATTTGGTCCACCATGAGCTGAAGTTATGACGATTCCCTGGTGCAAGTTGGCAAACATATCATATCGTCCTGTCTATATggatataaaaaataacacataGAATTGCAGGAATAATTAAGAATCAAATTAGAACTTTATGGCTTGAGCTTAAGATATATGGCGTATTGGTAAAATTGCAAGTATTAAATTCTCGAAAGGCGTACATAATATTTTACTTTAGGGAAcctgaacatttttaaataaggTTTAAAGGAAAAATCATAAATTCTATCCATGCTGTGTATTTTGCACAGTTAACCGAAAGGAAAATATGTTCtttaatcagaaaatataaaatattttatcgagtgttatgtaaataaaatctgaaaattagatccctcggaagtcAAAGATATATCTATCAGCAAAATGTGTAACTTCGACTTCAACTGTTTGAACGATCATAGACACATATTTATGGAAAGCCATagctgtcttctgatgttgatatAACACTTTATGCTGTACATATATCAGTATATGAAGTGCCTCTATTTGTATGTGCAgtgcttatacatgtacatgatgcGATTAACACAGTGTATGGGGTGCTTTTGATAAGTATGTGCGGcgtttttaactttatatgcggTCCTTCCAGATGTATATGCAATACTTTCATCTGATTGTGCGGTATATTTAACTTTGTATGCGATCGTTTCAACTGTTTATGTAgtgctttcaactttatatgcgTCGCCTTTATCTGTATATGCTGTGCATTTAACTATGTACACTGTACTTTTAACTATATGCGGATTTAAATGTATACGGGGTGCTCTTATCTGTATATACGGTGATTTTCACTTTATATGTTGTGCTTTTGACTTTATATGCGATGCTTTAAACTACATGCACTgtgcttttaactttatatgGTATGCTTT
Protein-coding sequences here:
- the LOC123549948 gene encoding tyrosinase-like protein 2, encoding MTLTRQRLLLILVSLSTMLPVGNGQIVEADMPVELIECFQLLRNKTGDVSQTYETNEDVYIQCLKEFLWKEGSVQWNNFNITEKDKGYINSVIGSLVRRGRQKRYAGPAKGTFPRTGFRIRREYRRISDGERFALHSAINQMKTTGRYDMFANLHQGIVITSAHGGPNFLGWHRVYLALVEEDLRMINPMISLPYWDSTLDFDMADPVESIIWTETFLGNGNGFVTTGPFANWEAAGGQLTRNIGGGSSLFSKEIIRRILTRCRVRDITFPTAMNEFNLELFHGGPHVWVGGQMSGLNTAAHDPVFFLHHAYVDYVWELFRIRQATFCGVNPSTDYPPTMGQHAAERPMDGFPQYRNIDGYRSYWTRFWYQYERSPSCSMWQPFCASPYLRCDLARQRCISVARMGPAPMARGFAAGGAAVAAASPSSMTSAVQARSQESTIAIGPRFRAPPAEPRTQDARMGMTPGRMRRSVNKTLDTRRNKPGNEKTSNFPTLGPMFRAPTSDNRTRGYHNGAFTGGVIGIYQGLTRFEAMNRSQFLGSEYMQLLPMPNYHETPLTDLLRPPVKNTFVLNGHADVIQWAFIPVRVIYTSDFENPVSNFLRSRREYSQHQIKQSSNTTEPEISATSQKCIQDESGAMQVRIQSNGLNYNGDYSGYALIDRHLPVDSATTYIGIKSPEVEHTEVILSAVHSCGLMCRAHCHIPESVPAAFKPCSGVLKISNNDPNVYGRTYEEAVSRVWQGVLSGGGVQNENIRLVFDCSNVDKSPWFSDNTSSNGTMF